Proteins co-encoded in one Balneolaceae bacterium genomic window:
- the uvrC gene encoding excinuclease ABC subunit UvrC — translation MSITLEEKIAHLPTSPGVYQFMDERGNHLYVGKAKRLRNRVRSYFQDSNNHDGRIRVMVNKIVDVEVIVTDSEAEALILENTLIKRHQPRYNIMYRDDKSYPYICITKDERPRVFPTRTVITDGSKYYGPYDHVGQMRRMLETIRNTFDLCTCAVSPKLIDKSKGMPKWHSCFDDYLENCSGDWDLERYQNAMEKVERLLSGRTEKLMREIKEEMSIASDALAFEEAARLRDSLQALQKYNQKMKIVDDKKVDRDLFAIQIDEELSEACGVLFKIREGKLVGKFHRFLKNIEGIDRGNMLQSFVEDYYTGQFAGAIPDEVYLSDEIEDIEPLSGYLWEEHGKKVPIKVPKIGEKRQFIEMAISNAKLKLGERKLEKEKAERNRIPQAVKDLKEFLRLERLPRRIECFDNSNIQGADPVASMVCFVDAKPRKSEYKRFNIKTVEGADDFASMKEVVRRRYLRVKNEKQQPPDLVLIDGGKGQLNAAVEALREIDYLEHVEVAGLAKRLEEVFVPGQSDPVMIPKKSPALKLLQSARDEAHRFAIAFHRQKRGKRTLKTELTEIDGIGQKRAQELLKYFGSVKKIKESELETLQDFLGKKTGKAVYQYFTALENS, via the coding sequence ATGTCTATAACGCTTGAAGAAAAAATAGCTCACTTACCAACAAGCCCGGGTGTTTACCAGTTTATGGATGAACGAGGAAACCATCTCTATGTGGGAAAGGCAAAACGGCTGAGAAACAGGGTGAGATCTTACTTTCAGGATTCTAATAATCACGATGGACGAATTCGTGTGATGGTAAATAAAATAGTGGATGTAGAAGTGATTGTTACAGACTCTGAAGCTGAGGCGTTAATTCTGGAAAATACACTGATTAAGCGCCATCAACCCAGGTATAATATTATGTACCGGGATGATAAGTCGTATCCATACATCTGTATCACCAAAGATGAGCGTCCGCGTGTATTTCCTACCCGAACAGTGATTACAGACGGCAGTAAATATTATGGTCCTTACGATCATGTGGGGCAGATGAGGAGGATGCTGGAAACGATTCGAAATACATTTGATCTCTGTACCTGTGCTGTTTCACCCAAGCTGATCGATAAATCGAAGGGTATGCCAAAGTGGCATTCGTGTTTTGATGATTACCTGGAAAACTGTTCCGGAGACTGGGATTTGGAGCGATATCAAAACGCTATGGAGAAAGTGGAACGACTTCTCTCCGGGAGAACTGAAAAATTGATGAGAGAGATAAAAGAAGAGATGTCGATCGCATCGGATGCTTTAGCGTTTGAAGAAGCTGCACGCCTTCGGGACAGTTTACAGGCGCTGCAAAAATACAATCAAAAAATGAAGATTGTAGATGATAAGAAAGTTGATCGGGACCTTTTTGCTATACAGATTGATGAAGAACTGAGTGAAGCGTGTGGTGTTCTGTTTAAAATCCGGGAGGGTAAACTGGTTGGAAAATTTCACCGGTTTCTTAAGAATATTGAGGGAATAGATCGTGGAAATATGCTGCAATCTTTTGTTGAGGATTACTATACAGGGCAGTTTGCAGGTGCAATTCCGGATGAAGTGTATCTGAGTGATGAAATCGAGGATATAGAACCGTTGAGTGGATATTTATGGGAAGAACACGGAAAAAAAGTACCGATTAAAGTGCCAAAAATAGGAGAGAAGCGGCAGTTTATTGAGATGGCTATCTCAAATGCAAAGTTGAAATTGGGAGAGAGAAAATTGGAAAAAGAGAAAGCAGAGAGAAACCGAATTCCGCAGGCAGTTAAAGATTTGAAAGAGTTTCTCCGACTCGAAAGATTGCCGCGCAGAATTGAATGCTTCGATAATTCTAATATTCAGGGAGCCGATCCTGTGGCGTCTATGGTATGCTTTGTGGATGCAAAACCCCGAAAAAGTGAGTACAAACGGTTTAATATAAAAACCGTGGAAGGTGCAGATGATTTTGCCTCTATGAAAGAGGTTGTAAGGCGCAGGTATTTGCGTGTTAAAAATGAGAAACAGCAGCCGCCCGACTTGGTTTTAATTGATGGTGGAAAAGGTCAGCTAAATGCTGCTGTTGAAGCTTTAAGAGAGATCGATTATCTCGAACATGTTGAAGTGGCCGGATTGGCAAAACGGCTTGAAGAGGTGTTTGTACCGGGACAGTCAGATCCGGTTATGATACCCAAAAAATCGCCTGCTTTAAAACTGCTGCAATCCGCCAGAGATGAAGCCCACCGGTTTGCAATTGCATTCCATCGCCAAAAAAGAGGGAAACGAACGCTAAAAACTGAACTGACAGAGATTGATGGAATTGGACAAAAGAGAGCCCAGGAACTATTAAAGTACTTTGGCTCGGTAAAAAAAATAAAAGAGAGCGAACTCGAAACTCTTCAGGACTTTCTTGGTAAAAAGACGGGAAAAGCGGTGTATCAATATTTCACGGCTTTAGAAAATAGTTAA
- a CDS encoding RluA family pseudouridine synthase — protein MKTTGTDPNIEILFEDNHLLAVNKPAGMLSQEDHTGQPDLLTLCKEYLKQEYNKKGNVFLGLLHRLDKPVSGVMLFAKTSKAASRISEQIRKRSIKKNYHAVVEGESPKNGMLQDYLLKDNQTNTVSIASKNNKRAKKAELYYQREKVENNLSLLNITLITGRPHQIRVQFSHLGYPVCGDQKYGSKHTCNISLHATQLTFSHPTLKKEITIRSKLPTGFPWDFFNKSDSI, from the coding sequence ATGAAAACCACCGGTACCGACCCCAATATTGAAATTCTTTTCGAGGATAATCACCTCTTGGCTGTAAATAAACCTGCAGGTATGCTATCACAAGAAGACCATACCGGTCAACCAGATCTTTTAACACTTTGCAAAGAGTACCTGAAGCAGGAATACAACAAAAAAGGAAATGTGTTTTTAGGATTACTCCATCGTTTAGACAAACCTGTAAGTGGCGTAATGTTATTCGCAAAAACCTCGAAAGCTGCATCAAGAATCAGTGAACAGATTCGAAAACGATCCATCAAAAAAAACTATCACGCAGTTGTTGAGGGGGAATCACCCAAAAACGGGATGCTCCAGGATTACCTCCTCAAGGACAATCAAACCAATACTGTTTCGATTGCTTCCAAAAATAATAAACGGGCTAAAAAAGCAGAACTGTACTATCAAAGAGAAAAAGTTGAAAATAATCTCTCTTTATTAAACATAACTCTCATTACCGGACGACCGCATCAAATTCGAGTTCAATTTTCGCATCTTGGCTATCCAGTTTGTGGGGATCAAAAATATGGCTCGAAACATACGTGTAATATATCTCTACATGCTACGCAATTAACGTTTTCACATCCAACTCTTAAGAAGGAGATAACGATACGCTCAAAACTTCCAACTGGTTTTCCATGGGATTTTTTTAATAAAAGTGATAGTATTTAA
- the rmuC gene encoding DNA recombination protein RmuC, with amino-acid sequence MDISILLSAIIFFVIGFALAYFIGKSKQSRLEERNENLAQTADQAELRLSTEMERAEAKLSAETDRANQAEKELTKLQAEFSHLQEKLSEQKGQLEELQEQFRTEFKNLANEILEEKSKKFTEQNKEKLDQLLKPLGEKISEFKKQVEETHKEDIKGRSALDQHLKMLQEMNQKMSEEAKNLTKALKGDTKKQGNWGEVILQRILERSGLKKGSEYETQQSTTMDDGRRLQPDVIVKLPDEKRLIIDSKVSLTAYEKYSSTDDLDEQTKYLKQHIQSLRGHVRNLNSKNYDQIHGINSPDFVLLFIPIEPAFGVAMQNDPDLYNEAFERNIIIVSPTTLLATLSTIENIWKQEYQNRNAMEIASRGGLLYDKFVGFVDNLEDVGKRIRQTSDSYESAMKQLSTGAGNLVGQAEKLRELGANASKKLPEDMTEKALEERKELE; translated from the coding sequence ATGGATATCTCTATTCTGCTGAGTGCAATTATATTTTTTGTGATTGGTTTTGCTTTGGCCTATTTCATCGGGAAATCGAAACAGAGCAGACTTGAAGAGCGAAACGAAAATTTAGCTCAAACGGCAGATCAAGCTGAATTGAGATTGTCGACTGAAATGGAGAGGGCTGAAGCGAAACTCTCGGCAGAAACAGATCGGGCCAATCAGGCCGAAAAAGAGCTCACCAAACTGCAGGCAGAATTTTCTCACCTTCAAGAGAAACTCTCCGAGCAAAAAGGTCAGTTGGAGGAGCTTCAAGAACAGTTCAGAACGGAGTTCAAAAACCTGGCAAATGAGATCTTAGAAGAAAAATCAAAGAAGTTTACCGAGCAGAATAAAGAGAAGCTCGATCAGCTTTTAAAACCTCTGGGTGAAAAGATATCTGAGTTTAAAAAACAAGTCGAGGAGACGCACAAAGAGGATATCAAAGGGAGAAGTGCTCTCGATCAGCATTTAAAGATGCTGCAGGAGATGAATCAGAAGATGAGTGAGGAAGCTAAAAACCTCACCAAAGCTTTGAAAGGGGATACCAAGAAACAGGGAAATTGGGGAGAGGTAATTCTTCAGAGAATTCTTGAGCGGTCTGGTTTAAAAAAGGGCTCTGAATACGAAACGCAGCAGAGTACCACGATGGATGATGGAAGACGCCTTCAACCCGATGTGATTGTGAAACTGCCGGACGAAAAAAGATTGATTATAGATTCGAAAGTTTCCCTGACAGCCTATGAAAAATATTCCTCAACAGATGATCTGGATGAGCAAACGAAATATCTGAAACAACACATTCAATCACTTCGGGGACATGTTAGGAATCTGAATTCAAAAAATTATGATCAGATCCATGGGATTAACAGCCCTGATTTTGTGTTATTGTTTATCCCGATTGAACCGGCATTTGGAGTTGCAATGCAGAACGATCCTGATCTTTATAATGAAGCCTTCGAGAGGAATATTATTATTGTAAGCCCGACCACATTATTAGCTACACTCTCTACTATTGAAAATATCTGGAAGCAGGAATACCAAAACAGGAATGCAATGGAAATTGCCAGCCGCGGAGGACTTCTATATGATAAGTTTGTGGGATTTGTGGATAATCTTGAAGATGTTGGGAAGCGAATTCGCCAGACAAGTGATTCCTACGAATCAGCTATGAAGCAACTTTCTACCGGCGCCGGAAATCTTGTGGGACAGGCCGAAAAACTGAGAGAGCTTGGGGCGAATGCATCCAAAAAATTGCCTGAGGATATGACGGAGAAAGCATTAGAGGAGAGAAAAGAACTGGAATAG
- the dnaJ gene encoding molecular chaperone DnaJ, producing MSKRDYYEVLGVEKNASEQELKKAYRKLAMKYHPDRNKGDDDAEKKFKEASEAYEVLRDPEKRKRYDQFGHSGLNGGGFGGGASDFGNANFEDIFSHFSDIFGSDIFGGAGGSRGQSRRRRGTGRPGSDMKLSVALTLEEIAEGVEKTLKVKKHIKCDSCNGTGAETESDFETCPKCNGVGEIRQVSRTMFGQFVNVQPCPTCQGEGKIIKNKCSKCGGQGRYKSNEKMKVNIPSGVAKGNYITLRRQGNAGIRGGQPGDLIVLIEEKEHEDFERDGNDIYYDLLVSIPDAILGTEVEVPTLKGKAKVKIEPGTQPGKLLRMRERGIKGLNNSGVGDQFIKMNVYIPKDLTDEEKKHIKAIQGEDHFDPISAQEREKGFFSKIKDVFQ from the coding sequence ATGTCAAAACGCGACTACTACGAAGTTTTAGGTGTAGAAAAGAACGCCAGTGAACAGGAATTAAAGAAGGCTTATCGAAAACTGGCAATGAAGTATCACCCCGACCGAAATAAAGGGGATGATGATGCGGAAAAGAAATTTAAAGAGGCTTCTGAAGCCTATGAAGTTCTCCGGGATCCGGAAAAACGTAAACGCTATGATCAATTTGGACATTCCGGCCTGAATGGCGGTGGTTTTGGTGGTGGCGCTTCCGATTTTGGAAATGCCAATTTTGAGGACATCTTTAGTCATTTCAGTGATATTTTTGGTAGTGATATATTTGGAGGTGCCGGAGGATCGCGTGGGCAAAGCAGGCGAAGGCGCGGAACCGGGCGACCGGGCTCTGATATGAAGCTGAGCGTTGCCCTGACGCTCGAAGAGATTGCTGAAGGTGTTGAAAAGACCCTTAAGGTAAAGAAGCATATCAAATGTGATTCATGTAATGGAACCGGTGCTGAAACGGAATCCGATTTCGAAACCTGTCCCAAATGTAATGGTGTGGGTGAGATCAGGCAGGTATCGCGAACCATGTTTGGCCAATTTGTAAATGTACAGCCGTGCCCAACATGCCAGGGAGAAGGAAAAATCATCAAAAATAAGTGCAGTAAATGTGGCGGCCAGGGCCGGTACAAGAGCAATGAAAAGATGAAGGTGAATATTCCTTCAGGCGTTGCCAAGGGAAATTATATTACACTTCGCCGACAGGGAAATGCAGGAATTCGCGGTGGCCAACCGGGTGACCTGATTGTTCTGATTGAAGAGAAAGAGCATGAAGATTTTGAGCGGGATGGAAATGATATCTACTACGATCTTTTGGTCAGCATTCCTGATGCTATTCTTGGAACGGAAGTAGAAGTACCCACCCTGAAAGGTAAAGCGAAAGTGAAAATTGAACCCGGTACGCAGCCCGGAAAACTTCTTCGAATGAGAGAACGAGGGATTAAAGGTTTGAATAATTCCGGAGTGGGAGATCAGTTCATCAAAATGAATGTATATATCCCGAAAGATTTAACGGATGAAGAGAAAAAGCATATCAAGGCAATACAGGGCGAAGATCATTTCGATCCCATAAGTGCACAGGAACGTGAGAAAGGATTCTTTTCGAAGATAAAAGATGTCTTTCAATAA
- a CDS encoding nucleotide exchange factor GrpE, whose protein sequence is MSLEKEKQTEDRQAEMAENIEHEAGELSEEVDESLSEEEIDNTDQLIEVQQKRINQLEEELEKVKDSQLRKAAEMDNMRKRMRRDREQIFQTAREAALEAFLPINDDLIRTLQSMKENDANSSYVDGVQLIANKFEDVLEKHDVERIDETGVPFDVDLHDAMLRQKPEDDSIESGTVLQVLENGYRIGDKTLRHAKVIVSE, encoded by the coding sequence ATGAGTTTAGAGAAAGAAAAACAGACTGAAGACAGACAAGCTGAGATGGCTGAAAATATTGAACATGAAGCCGGTGAGTTGTCTGAAGAGGTGGATGAATCACTTTCTGAAGAAGAAATTGACAACACCGATCAATTGATTGAAGTGCAACAAAAACGGATTAATCAACTTGAGGAAGAACTGGAGAAGGTTAAAGATTCCCAGCTTCGCAAGGCTGCAGAGATGGATAATATGCGGAAGCGTATGCGCCGTGACCGGGAACAAATTTTTCAAACAGCGAGGGAGGCTGCACTGGAAGCATTTTTGCCTATCAACGACGATTTAATCAGAACCCTTCAGTCAATGAAGGAAAATGATGCGAACTCATCGTACGTAGATGGTGTACAGCTTATTGCTAATAAATTTGAGGACGTCCTGGAGAAGCATGATGTTGAACGAATTGACGAAACAGGCGTTCCGTTTGATGTTGATCTGCACGATGCGATGTTGCGACAGAAACCAGAAGATGATTCTATTGAGAGCGGAACTGTTTTGCAGGTATTGGAAAACGGCTATCGAATAGGGGACAAGACGTTACGGCACGCCAAGGTAATTGTAAGCGAATAA
- a CDS encoding VOC family protein — MDFKPTGINHITIRVNEIERSEEFYGEILGFELVRKMGQSMAVYKIGKEDTLVIVEAETSYDPNSRDFRVDHFGFYLNSEDEVDEMATFLREHEVTILSGPANRKKGRFVFASDPDGNLIEFFYED, encoded by the coding sequence ATGGATTTTAAACCAACCGGAATTAACCATATTACTATTCGGGTCAATGAAATTGAGCGTTCTGAGGAATTTTACGGAGAGATACTTGGGTTTGAGCTCGTTCGGAAAATGGGCCAAAGTATGGCTGTCTATAAAATCGGGAAGGAGGATACACTTGTGATTGTAGAAGCGGAAACAAGTTACGATCCCAATTCACGAGATTTTCGGGTTGATCATTTTGGATTTTATCTTAATTCAGAAGATGAAGTGGATGAGATGGCAACTTTTCTCAGAGAACATGAAGTAACTATTCTAAGTGGACCTGCCAATCGAAAAAAGGGACGATTTGTTTTTGCTTCTGATCCGGACGGGAATTTAATTGAGTTCTTTTACGAGGATTAA
- the rsmI gene encoding 16S rRNA (cytidine(1402)-2'-O)-methyltransferase → MSTLYLVATPIGNLSDFSKRAVETLKSVDSIACEDTRTSGLLFQHYGIDKPTFSFHQHNEHHKVEHLMNLLSGGQNVAVVSDAGMPGISDPGFLAVRAAHQNGHKVCPIPGPSAVTAAIAASGLPSDRFLFEGFLPQKKGRQTKIKEIAGADITTVIYESPYRVVKLINGLAEFCEGTRWICVAREITKKFEEIDRGQLAEIVSRWNEKSSIKGEFVIVIAGKDYEE, encoded by the coding sequence TTGTCAACATTATACCTGGTAGCTACCCCAATAGGCAATCTCAGCGATTTTTCTAAACGTGCGGTTGAAACCCTGAAATCTGTAGATTCGATTGCATGTGAAGATACTCGTACTTCCGGTTTACTTTTTCAGCACTACGGAATAGACAAACCTACATTTTCTTTTCATCAGCACAATGAACATCACAAAGTAGAGCATCTTATGAACCTGCTATCCGGCGGACAAAATGTAGCAGTTGTAAGTGATGCAGGTATGCCCGGAATTTCGGATCCGGGATTTCTTGCTGTTCGGGCGGCTCACCAGAATGGCCACAAGGTCTGCCCGATTCCGGGTCCAAGTGCCGTTACTGCTGCTATTGCCGCAAGCGGACTGCCGAGCGACCGGTTTCTGTTTGAGGGATTTCTTCCTCAAAAAAAAGGACGACAAACGAAGATTAAGGAGATTGCTGGTGCCGATATCACAACGGTGATCTATGAAAGTCCTTACCGGGTTGTAAAATTGATAAACGGGTTGGCTGAATTTTGTGAAGGAACGCGATGGATTTGTGTGGCTCGGGAGATCACTAAAAAGTTTGAAGAGATCGACCGCGGACAACTTGCTGAAATTGTTAGCCGTTGGAATGAAAAATCATCCATCAAAGGTGAGTTTGTAATCGTTATTGCCGGCAAAGATTACGAAGAATAA
- the lnt gene encoding apolipoprotein N-acyltransferase, with translation MNQPTNQNKQAIRLWDRPWVLSITASILLALSFPPFNVAILQIPAFLCLFRIGSISESKREVILYAYPSFVLWNLFTTYWLMMATIAGGIAAILANAALMLIPLLMIRRVQQSELHPMLSGFFAASIWVSYEFLHHNWDLSWPWLTLGNAWSNLTGVIQYISVTGVWGISFWVILTSSLFYAYLNKSENRNLLISSIAVLVIFPLFSIISMVTMHYADEEEIHVTIVQPNSDSYQRFGGEASLDALTDKLLRLSNEARTEETDVIIWPENAVDSSLRVTSPQFDVIKDSVKSWNTSLITGLGLIEIYEEDQKRPQVVRESSGGTIYNIFNAALFIKTDQSTEIYRKGRLVPIVERFPFVTYFQRLDVFRWMDWGSVVGYGLGQEPTLFSVDGNKTPALICYDSVFPGWVNQFANNGAGFLTIITNDGWWGDSNGHIQHFAYARLRAIEQRMWIARSANNGISGIISPDGKVQKETEYWTEDAFTFTIYNSDHQTIYNRFGDWLGYLSLVSTVVGLIVIRIRP, from the coding sequence ATGAATCAACCAACTAATCAAAACAAACAAGCTATCAGACTTTGGGATCGCCCCTGGGTGCTTTCAATCACTGCATCTATTCTTTTGGCGCTATCATTCCCGCCATTTAATGTTGCCATTCTTCAAATTCCGGCGTTTCTCTGTCTCTTCAGAATTGGCTCCATTTCGGAGTCCAAACGCGAAGTAATTCTGTATGCATATCCCTCGTTTGTACTTTGGAATCTGTTTACCACATATTGGTTAATGATGGCAACCATTGCCGGCGGAATTGCCGCGATCCTGGCAAACGCAGCACTTATGTTAATTCCGCTTTTGATGATTCGAAGAGTTCAACAATCTGAGTTACATCCAATGTTGTCGGGCTTCTTCGCCGCTTCTATTTGGGTTAGTTACGAATTTCTCCATCACAACTGGGATCTCTCCTGGCCCTGGCTAACACTCGGCAACGCATGGTCCAATCTCACAGGAGTGATTCAATATATATCTGTTACCGGAGTTTGGGGAATTTCTTTCTGGGTGATACTTACATCTTCTTTATTCTATGCATATCTCAATAAGTCTGAAAACCGGAATCTTCTCATCTCTTCAATTGCTGTATTGGTCATATTCCCGCTGTTCTCAATCATCTCAATGGTTACAATGCATTATGCCGATGAAGAAGAAATTCATGTTACTATTGTCCAACCCAATTCCGATTCTTATCAACGGTTCGGTGGAGAAGCATCCCTGGACGCTTTGACAGATAAACTTCTCCGCCTCTCGAATGAAGCCAGAACAGAAGAAACGGATGTCATCATCTGGCCGGAAAATGCGGTCGATTCATCCCTCAGAGTTACAAGTCCGCAGTTTGATGTGATTAAAGATTCAGTGAAATCATGGAATACAAGTTTAATTACCGGCCTGGGGTTAATAGAGATTTACGAGGAGGATCAAAAAAGGCCTCAAGTTGTCCGGGAGTCGAGCGGTGGAACAATTTATAATATTTTTAATGCCGCTCTTTTTATAAAAACAGATCAATCTACAGAGATTTACCGAAAAGGTCGTCTCGTACCGATTGTGGAGCGATTTCCATTTGTCACATACTTTCAGCGATTAGACGTTTTTAGATGGATGGATTGGGGGTCGGTTGTGGGGTACGGATTAGGCCAGGAACCCACTCTTTTTTCTGTTGATGGAAATAAAACTCCTGCTCTCATCTGCTACGATTCGGTTTTTCCGGGATGGGTCAATCAGTTTGCTAACAACGGGGCCGGCTTTCTTACAATTATTACCAACGACGGCTGGTGGGGCGACTCTAACGGTCACATACAGCATTTTGCTTACGCCCGCCTGCGTGCTATTGAACAGCGTATGTGGATCGCACGCTCAGCGAATAATGGAATCTCAGGAATTATATCACCTGACGGAAAAGTTCAAAAAGAGACTGAATACTGGACAGAAGATGCGTTTACGTTCACCATCTACAACTCCGATCATCAAACTATTTACAACCGATTTGGAGATTGGCTGGGATACTTATCTCTTGTTTCAACCGTTGTGGGTTTGATTGTGATACGAATTCGTCCGTGA
- a CDS encoding thioredoxin family protein yields MNKLQKLFTVTVFLLLLIGLQTLHAFQVKTDHAEVELISEQSAIVPGEPFWIGIRMDIQEDWYVYYRNPADSGMPLTVEWTHKKDFNISDIKWPYPEWKDIPGDLTSYAYADSMLYMMEATAPENLDPGDKITLQASADWLICENVCIPESADLELTLDVAENPLFNEDHLSLFSQMREKLPADLDFWDASAEVEGDSITLKLTTDAFDLPQYSNVIYFANEKGEIENGADQPFTVENDTLTMSLQKSEYKTDEVERVWGLVYNEEGWDESGRTKAMTVDINLSGEVTDSSSQPVLSQSFLLILGFAFIGGLILNLMPCVFPILSIKVMNFLQISGHNPKKAKIHGWVFGAGVLASFLFLAGLLLLLRAGGQELGWGFQLQSPPFIAFMTFLMFGLALNLMGVFEIGNSLMNVAGSAKTGEGLKGSFFSGVLATVLATPCTAPFMGTALGAAITMPATSALLVFAVLGFGMAVPYIILSSFPALMKKLPKPGAWMETFKQFMAFPLFATAIWLAWVFGQQVGIDGLTNLLIGLLLMSMGIWILNRWKATQISNVSRIVSRAFVILLIAGGFFISASSSSQQQANGSSSAAQTDQYGIEWQAYSQAALDQHLANNQNVFLDFTAAWCITCKANERVVFSSDEVIDKFRDLDFVMMKADWTNRNPEITRALESFGRNGVPLYVIYHEDLDEPIILPELLTPGIVLDTLNELPQESSTLSMNES; encoded by the coding sequence ATGAACAAGCTTCAAAAGCTTTTTACAGTTACAGTTTTTCTATTACTTCTAATCGGATTGCAAACCCTGCACGCTTTCCAGGTAAAAACCGATCATGCTGAAGTAGAACTGATCTCTGAACAATCTGCAATTGTACCTGGGGAACCCTTCTGGATCGGAATTCGCATGGATATACAGGAGGACTGGTATGTTTATTACAGGAATCCCGCAGATTCCGGTATGCCTTTAACTGTGGAATGGACTCACAAAAAAGATTTCAACATATCCGATATTAAATGGCCCTATCCTGAGTGGAAAGACATTCCGGGTGATCTGACAAGTTACGCGTATGCGGACAGCATGCTCTATATGATGGAGGCCACCGCACCGGAGAACCTTGATCCCGGAGATAAAATAACGTTGCAAGCATCTGCAGACTGGTTGATTTGTGAGAATGTCTGTATCCCCGAAAGCGCCGATCTTGAACTTACGCTGGACGTCGCTGAAAATCCGTTGTTCAACGAAGATCATCTCTCCCTCTTTTCGCAAATGCGGGAAAAACTGCCGGCCGATCTCGATTTTTGGGATGCATCTGCTGAGGTTGAAGGTGATTCCATCACACTAAAATTAACCACTGATGCATTTGATCTGCCTCAATATTCAAATGTGATCTATTTCGCGAATGAGAAAGGGGAGATCGAAAATGGAGCTGATCAACCTTTCACTGTTGAGAATGACACTCTCACAATGAGTCTCCAAAAATCAGAGTACAAAACTGATGAAGTGGAACGGGTTTGGGGACTCGTCTATAATGAAGAAGGCTGGGATGAAAGTGGCCGAACCAAGGCGATGACAGTGGATATCAATTTGAGCGGTGAGGTGACTGATTCATCTTCTCAGCCGGTTCTGTCGCAATCTTTTTTACTAATCCTTGGATTTGCTTTTATTGGTGGTTTGATCCTGAACCTGATGCCCTGTGTTTTTCCCATCCTCTCTATAAAAGTGATGAACTTTTTGCAGATCTCCGGGCATAATCCAAAGAAAGCAAAAATACACGGTTGGGTATTTGGCGCAGGAGTTTTAGCCTCATTCTTATTTCTTGCAGGATTGTTACTCTTATTGAGAGCCGGCGGACAGGAACTCGGCTGGGGATTTCAGCTTCAGTCACCCCCCTTCATTGCATTTATGACATTCCTCATGTTCGGCCTCGCCCTCAACCTGATGGGCGTTTTTGAGATCGGAAATTCGTTGATGAATGTTGCCGGTAGTGCTAAAACCGGTGAAGGTTTAAAGGGATCTTTTTTCAGTGGTGTTTTAGCTACAGTTCTGGCAACGCCTTGTACCGCTCCCTTTATGGGTACCGCACTCGGCGCCGCAATCACCATGCCTGCAACTTCTGCACTCCTGGTATTTGCAGTCCTTGGATTTGGAATGGCCGTTCCATATATCATTTTATCATCATTTCCAGCACTCATGAAAAAACTGCCCAAACCAGGGGCATGGATGGAAACCTTCAAACAGTTTATGGCCTTTCCGCTTTTTGCCACTGCAATCTGGCTGGCATGGGTGTTTGGGCAGCAAGTGGGCATTGATGGACTCACAAACCTCCTTATTGGCCTGCTCTTGATGAGCATGGGTATTTGGATTCTGAACCGATGGAAGGCAACACAAATCTCAAATGTATCGAGAATAGTGAGCCGCGCTTTTGTAATTCTGTTGATTGCAGGCGGATTCTTTATTTCTGCTTCTTCGAGCTCACAACAACAGGCTAACGGGTCCTCCTCTGCAGCCCAAACAGACCAATATGGAATTGAATGGCAGGCCTATTCTCAAGCAGCATTAGATCAACATTTAGCTAACAATCAAAATGTATTTCTTGATTTTACAGCGGCCTGGTGTATCACTTGTAAAGCAAATGAGCGAGTTGTATTCAGTTCCGATGAGGTAATAGATAAATTCAGAGATCTTGATTTTGTAATGATGAAAGCAGACTGGACAAATCGAAATCCGGAAATTACACGTGCACTCGAATCGTTCGGAAGAAACGGTGTTCCGCTTTATGTGATCTACCACGAGGATCTCGATGAACCTATAATTTTACCGGAGCTTTTAACCCCCGGAATTGTATTGGATACACTCAACGAACTGCCTCAAGAAAGTTCTACGCTATCTATGAATGAATCATAA